One window of Triticum dicoccoides isolate Atlit2015 ecotype Zavitan chromosome 5A, WEW_v2.0, whole genome shotgun sequence genomic DNA carries:
- the LOC119299306 gene encoding F-box/LRR-repeat protein 17-like isoform X2 — protein sequence MASSDAVSVVPAPDAAAAAPALPAVAKKRGSYNCGRCGLPKKGHVCSIPGPPAAGAGTAAAAPEHKPRRALHFDEAAAAGALDVMPVAAAYPAPHRPPEKKPRVDVVDVDDSEPESGGVGRPGLVAVGSGVRVPGEVVIEVLRRLAPRAVAASAAVSRGWRDCARRVWWGAEELRLRAAGVSTIGTLLPRCPALSRLVLRMESDVDATMLACLAFSCANMQSLEISMADSAVNRMTGDELTRFISEKKSLTVLKVDRCSGLGFLNINSTSLSTLWLSDLSSITKYVINCPNLSELSLIFSQQDNDSTDLISMMDSLGRTCLNLRKLHISSIHLCNEAVFALGSANLRGLCMLSLLLGKKITDAAVASIVRSFTSLELLDLSGSCITDNGLGMISKAFPDTLTRLLLAMCPNITSCGVQVAAVQLPLLQLMDCGKSLCANVQPEAPRSYFGDLNGGIRFCSKLQVTRKQQPTYQKLIIKHANLKKLSLWGCSAIDALYVNCPELSDLNLNSCINLNPERLLLQCPSLKDVHVTGCRDMLIGAIRNQVLNEFAAGEPRMPCKRLADGSKRVQVPQFMPEQFEDEKWCGKSRRSQCAVHI from the exons ATGGCCAGCTCCGACGCCgtgtccgtcgtccccgcgcctgacgccgccgccgccgcccccgcgctgcCGGCGGTCGCCAAGAAGCGGGGCAGCTACAACTGCGGCCGCTGCGGGCTCCCCAAGAAGGGCCACGTCTGCTCcatccccggcccacctgccgccggggctgggacggcggcggcggccccgGAGCACAAGCCGAGGCGCGCGCTCCACttcgacgaggcggcggcggcgggcgcgctgGACGTGATGCCGGTGGCGGCGGCGTATCCGGCCCCGCACCGCCCCCCGGAGAAGAAGCCGAGGGTGGATGTGGTGGACGTGGATGATTCGGAGCCGGAGTCGGGCGGTGTCGGGAGGCCGGGGTTGGTGGCCGTCGGCTCCGGCGTGCGGGTGCCGGGGGAGGTGGTCATTGAGGTGCTCCGGCGGCTTGCCCCGAGGGCAGTCGCGGCGTCCGCGGCCGTCAGCCGCGGGTGGCGTGACTGCGCGAGGCGGGTCTGGTGGGGGGCCGAGGAGCTCCGCCTCCGCGCTGCCGGCGTTAGCACCATCGGGACGCTGCTGCCGCGGTGCCCCGCGCTGTCCAGGCTCGTGCTCCGCATGGAAAG TGATGTTGATGCCACAATGCTTGCATGCCTTGCATTTTCCTGCGCAAACATGCAATCTCTGGAGATAAGCATGGCTGATAGTGCAGTCAACCGGATGACCGG GGATGAGCTTACTAGATTTATTTCGGAGAAGAAGTCTCTGACAGTTCTTAAAGTAGATCGCTGTAGTGGTCTTGGTTTTCTTAATATAAACTCTACAAGCCTTTCAACCCTTTGGCTATCAGATCTCTCTTCCATCACAAAATAT GTCATAAACTGTCCTAATTTGAGTGAGCTCTCACTGATTTTTTCCCAACAAGATAATGATTCTACCGATCTGATTAGTATGATGGATAGTCTGGGCCGCACCTGCTTGAATTTGAGAAAATTGCACATATCCTCAATTCACTTGTGCAATGAAGCTGTGTTTGCTCTTGGGAGTGCTAATCTCAG GGGCTTGTGCATGCTGTCCTTGCTTCTAGGTAAAAAAATAACAGATGCAGCTGTTGCATCTATTGTTCGTTCTTTTACAAGCTTGGAGTTGCTTGATTTAAGCGG ATCTTGTATCACTGATAATGGGCTTGGGATGATCAGCAAGGCATTCCCTGATACCCTAACCAGGCTGCTGCTTGCTATGTGCCCAAATATCACCTCAT GTGGGGTCCAGGTGGCCGCAGTGCAGTTGCCACTTCTTCAGCTCATGGACTGCGGCAAGAGCTTATGTGCTAATGTGCAGCCTGAAGCACCCCGATCATACTTTGGTGATCTCAATGGGGGGATTAGGTTTTGCTCAAAACTACAGGTCACAAGGAAGCAGCAACCAACTTACCAAAAGTTGATTATAAAGCATGCTAATCTGAAAAAACTTAGTCTATGGGGCTGTTCTGCAATAGAT GCCCTATATGTAAATTGTCCAGAGCTGAGTGATCTGAACCTCAACTCTTGCATAAATCTGAATCCAG AACGGTTGCTTCTTCAGTGTCCAAGCTTGAAAGATGTTCATGTCACTGGATGCCGTGACATGTTGATCGGAGCAATCAGAAACCAG GTTCTGAATGAGTTTGCAGCAGGAGAGCCTCGCATGCCTTGCAAGCGCCTTGCTGATGGCTCGAAGCGGGTGCAAGTCCCTCAGTTCATGCCAGAACAG TTTGAGGACGAGAAATGGTGCGGCAAGTCGCGGCGAAGCCAGTGCGCCGTGCACATCTGA
- the LOC119299307 gene encoding putative uridine kinase C227.14 isoform X2, giving the protein MELSGSIACPTAAQARLLRPPADLPWLASPRYISCRSFAVRSKVTKAMPSLSVSIQPAFPQPVTRATWKKKHNVTCYQRQGAPQIEAKSMEEVYDSLAEHILSVFKSIDNLDSKYIVGLAGPPGAGKSTVASEVVRRVNMRWSQKHTKDSSLNSNEDIATMLPMDGFHLYRSQLDAMKDPKEAHARRGAPWTFNPSLFLKCLQTLKEEGSVYAPSFDHGVGDPVENDIFVKPQHKIVIVEGNYLLLEEDFWREIRDMFDEKWFIDIDIDVSMQRVLQRHIGTGKEPDVAAWRISYNDRLNAELIMESKKAADLVIRSVDY; this is encoded by the exons ATGGAGTTGTCGGGTTCCATCGCCTGCCCCACGGCGGCTCAGGCGCGGCTGCTCCGGCCGCCGGCTGATCTTCCCTGGCTCGCCTCGCCTC GATACATATCTTGTAGGAGTTTTGCCGTGAGAAGCAAAGTGACCAAGGCGATGCCTTCACTGAGTGTGAGCATTCAGCCTGCATTTCCTCAGCCAGTTACTCGGGCTACATGGAAGAAGAAACACAAT GTTACATGCTATCAGAGACAAGGAGCTCCACAGATAGAAGCCAA GTCAATGGAGGAAGTATATGATTCTTTGGCTGAGCACATTCTTTCTGTCTTCAAGAGTATCGATAATCTTGATTCAAA ATATATTGTTGGTCTGGCTGGCCCACCTGGTGCAGGCAAGTCTACTGTTGCCTCTGAAGTGGTTCGACGCGTCAATATGCGTTGGTCTCAGAAGCATACAAAAGATAGTTCACTGAATTCAAATGAAGATATTGCGACAATGCTTCCCATGGATGGTTTCCACCTTTATCGATCCCAGCTTGATGCAATGAAG GATCCAAAAGAAGCACATGCAAGAAGAGGAG CACCATGGACATTCAATCCATCACTTTTTCTGAAATGCCTACAGACCCTAAAGGAAGAG GGGTCAGTCTATGCTCCATCATTTGATCATGGTGTTGGTGACCCAGTCGAGAATGACATATTTGTAAAGCCGCA GCACAAAATAGTGATCGTCGAGGGGAATTATTTATTACTGGAAGAAGATTTTTGGAGGGAAATTAGAGACATGTTCGATGAGAAATG GTTCATTGACATTGACATTGATGTCTCCATGCAAAGAGTGCTCCAGAGGCATATTGGCACAG GGAAAGAGCCAGATGTAGCAGCATGGCGG ATTTCATACAATGACCGGCTGAATGCTGAGCTTATCATGGAGTCAAAAAAGGCTGCAGATCTTGTAATCAGATCTGTGGACTACTGA
- the LOC119299305 gene encoding auxin-responsive protein IAA30-like translates to MAADLGFEATELRLGLPGGGGEGEARSSSGKRGFAETIDLKLKLEPAGEEAPAEEDRADVAVVAAAAAENQEETATDAGAGKMKRSPSQSSVVTSAALPDPAEKPRAPKAQVVGWPPVRSFRKNILAEKSSPAAAAAFVKVSMDGAPYLRKVDLNMYKTYQDLSKALEKMFSSFTIGNCGTPGMNGMNESKLMDLLNGSEYVPTYEDKDGDWMLVGDVPWEMFVESCKRLRIMKGSEAIGLAPRAMEKCKNRS, encoded by the exons ATGGCGGCGGACCTGGGCTTCGAGGCGACCGAGCTCCGGCTCGGCctgcccggcggcggcggcgagggggaggcCAGGAGCTCCTCCGGCAAGAGGGGCTTCGCCGAGACCatcgacctgaagctgaagctggagccGGCCGGCGAGGAGGCGCCGGCCGAGGAGGATCGGGCCGACGTGGCCGTGGtcgcggccgcggcggcggagaaCCAGGAGGAGACGGCGACGGACGCCGGCGCGGGGAAGATGAAGAGGTCGCCGAGCCAGAGCAGCGTCGTCACCTCCGCCGCGCTGCCCGACCCCGCCGAGAAGCCCCGCGCGCCCAA GGCGCAGGTGGTGGGGTGGCCTCCGGTCCGGTCGTTCCGGAAGAACATCCTGGCGGAGAAgtcgtcgccggcggcggcagCTGCGTTCGTCAAGGTGAGCATGGACGGCGCGCCCTACCTGCGCAAGGTGGACCTCAACATGTACAAGACCTACCAGGACCTCTCCAAGGCCCTCGAGAAGATGTTCAGCTCCTTCACCATCG GAAACTGTGGAACTCCAGGGATGAACGGCATGAACGAGAGCAAGCTGATGGATCTGCTCAATGGATCCGAGTATGTTCCGACGTACGAGGACAAGGACGGCGACTGGATGCTCGTTGGCGACGTCCCGTGGGA GATGTTCGTCGAGTCGTGCAAGCGCCTTCGGATAATGAAGGGATCAGAAGCTATTGGCCTTG CACCAAGGGCAATGGAGAAATGCAAGAACAGGAGCTGA
- the LOC119299306 gene encoding F-box/LRR-repeat protein 17-like isoform X1: MASSDAVSVVPAPDAAAAAPALPAVAKKRGSYNCGRCGLPKKGHVCSIPGPPAAGAGTAAAAPEHKPRRALHFDEAAAAGALDVMPVAAAYPAPHRPPEKKPRVDVVDVDDSEPESGGVGRPGLVAVGSGVRVPGEVVIEVLRRLAPRAVAASAAVSRGWRDCARRVWWGAEELRLRAAGVSTIGTLLPRCPALSRLVLRMESDVDATMLACLAFSCANMQSLEISMADSAVNRMTGDELTRFISEKKSLTVLKVDRCSGLGFLNINSTSLSTLWLSDLSSITKYVINCPNLSELSLIFSQQDNDSTDLISMMDSLGRTCLNLRKLHISSIHLCNEAVFALGSANLRGLCMLSLLLGKKITDAAVASIVRSFTSLELLDLSGSCITDNGLGMISKAFPDTLTRLLLAMCPNITSCGVQVAAVQLPLLQLMDCGKSLCANVQPEAPRSYFGDLNGGIRFCSKLQVTRKQQPTYQKLIIKHANLKKLSLWGCSAIDALYVNCPELSDLNLNSCINLNPERLLLQCPSLKDVHVTGCRDMLIGAIRNQVLNEFAAGEPRMPCKRLADGSKRVQVPQFMPEQQFEDEKWCGKSRRSQCAVHI, translated from the exons ATGGCCAGCTCCGACGCCgtgtccgtcgtccccgcgcctgacgccgccgccgccgcccccgcgctgcCGGCGGTCGCCAAGAAGCGGGGCAGCTACAACTGCGGCCGCTGCGGGCTCCCCAAGAAGGGCCACGTCTGCTCcatccccggcccacctgccgccggggctgggacggcggcggcggccccgGAGCACAAGCCGAGGCGCGCGCTCCACttcgacgaggcggcggcggcgggcgcgctgGACGTGATGCCGGTGGCGGCGGCGTATCCGGCCCCGCACCGCCCCCCGGAGAAGAAGCCGAGGGTGGATGTGGTGGACGTGGATGATTCGGAGCCGGAGTCGGGCGGTGTCGGGAGGCCGGGGTTGGTGGCCGTCGGCTCCGGCGTGCGGGTGCCGGGGGAGGTGGTCATTGAGGTGCTCCGGCGGCTTGCCCCGAGGGCAGTCGCGGCGTCCGCGGCCGTCAGCCGCGGGTGGCGTGACTGCGCGAGGCGGGTCTGGTGGGGGGCCGAGGAGCTCCGCCTCCGCGCTGCCGGCGTTAGCACCATCGGGACGCTGCTGCCGCGGTGCCCCGCGCTGTCCAGGCTCGTGCTCCGCATGGAAAG TGATGTTGATGCCACAATGCTTGCATGCCTTGCATTTTCCTGCGCAAACATGCAATCTCTGGAGATAAGCATGGCTGATAGTGCAGTCAACCGGATGACCGG GGATGAGCTTACTAGATTTATTTCGGAGAAGAAGTCTCTGACAGTTCTTAAAGTAGATCGCTGTAGTGGTCTTGGTTTTCTTAATATAAACTCTACAAGCCTTTCAACCCTTTGGCTATCAGATCTCTCTTCCATCACAAAATAT GTCATAAACTGTCCTAATTTGAGTGAGCTCTCACTGATTTTTTCCCAACAAGATAATGATTCTACCGATCTGATTAGTATGATGGATAGTCTGGGCCGCACCTGCTTGAATTTGAGAAAATTGCACATATCCTCAATTCACTTGTGCAATGAAGCTGTGTTTGCTCTTGGGAGTGCTAATCTCAG GGGCTTGTGCATGCTGTCCTTGCTTCTAGGTAAAAAAATAACAGATGCAGCTGTTGCATCTATTGTTCGTTCTTTTACAAGCTTGGAGTTGCTTGATTTAAGCGG ATCTTGTATCACTGATAATGGGCTTGGGATGATCAGCAAGGCATTCCCTGATACCCTAACCAGGCTGCTGCTTGCTATGTGCCCAAATATCACCTCAT GTGGGGTCCAGGTGGCCGCAGTGCAGTTGCCACTTCTTCAGCTCATGGACTGCGGCAAGAGCTTATGTGCTAATGTGCAGCCTGAAGCACCCCGATCATACTTTGGTGATCTCAATGGGGGGATTAGGTTTTGCTCAAAACTACAGGTCACAAGGAAGCAGCAACCAACTTACCAAAAGTTGATTATAAAGCATGCTAATCTGAAAAAACTTAGTCTATGGGGCTGTTCTGCAATAGAT GCCCTATATGTAAATTGTCCAGAGCTGAGTGATCTGAACCTCAACTCTTGCATAAATCTGAATCCAG AACGGTTGCTTCTTCAGTGTCCAAGCTTGAAAGATGTTCATGTCACTGGATGCCGTGACATGTTGATCGGAGCAATCAGAAACCAG GTTCTGAATGAGTTTGCAGCAGGAGAGCCTCGCATGCCTTGCAAGCGCCTTGCTGATGGCTCGAAGCGGGTGCAAGTCCCTCAGTTCATGCCAGAACAG CAGTTTGAGGACGAGAAATGGTGCGGCAAGTCGCGGCGAAGCCAGTGCGCCGTGCACATCTGA
- the LOC119299307 gene encoding putative uridine kinase C227.14 isoform X1: MELSGSIACPTAAQARLLRPPADLPWLASPPQRRNVPASSGYISCRSFAVRSKVTKAMPSLSVSIQPAFPQPVTRATWKKKHNVTCYQRQGAPQIEAKSMEEVYDSLAEHILSVFKSIDNLDSKYIVGLAGPPGAGKSTVASEVVRRVNMRWSQKHTKDSSLNSNEDIATMLPMDGFHLYRSQLDAMKDPKEAHARRGAPWTFNPSLFLKCLQTLKEEGSVYAPSFDHGVGDPVENDIFVKPQHKIVIVEGNYLLLEEDFWREIRDMFDEKWFIDIDIDVSMQRVLQRHIGTGKEPDVAAWRISYNDRLNAELIMESKKAADLVIRSVDY, from the exons ATGGAGTTGTCGGGTTCCATCGCCTGCCCCACGGCGGCTCAGGCGCGGCTGCTCCGGCCGCCGGCTGATCTTCCCTGGCTCGCCTCGCCTC CTCAAAGGCGCAATGTCCCTGCCTCTTCAGGATACATATCTTGTAGGAGTTTTGCCGTGAGAAGCAAAGTGACCAAGGCGATGCCTTCACTGAGTGTGAGCATTCAGCCTGCATTTCCTCAGCCAGTTACTCGGGCTACATGGAAGAAGAAACACAAT GTTACATGCTATCAGAGACAAGGAGCTCCACAGATAGAAGCCAA GTCAATGGAGGAAGTATATGATTCTTTGGCTGAGCACATTCTTTCTGTCTTCAAGAGTATCGATAATCTTGATTCAAA ATATATTGTTGGTCTGGCTGGCCCACCTGGTGCAGGCAAGTCTACTGTTGCCTCTGAAGTGGTTCGACGCGTCAATATGCGTTGGTCTCAGAAGCATACAAAAGATAGTTCACTGAATTCAAATGAAGATATTGCGACAATGCTTCCCATGGATGGTTTCCACCTTTATCGATCCCAGCTTGATGCAATGAAG GATCCAAAAGAAGCACATGCAAGAAGAGGAG CACCATGGACATTCAATCCATCACTTTTTCTGAAATGCCTACAGACCCTAAAGGAAGAG GGGTCAGTCTATGCTCCATCATTTGATCATGGTGTTGGTGACCCAGTCGAGAATGACATATTTGTAAAGCCGCA GCACAAAATAGTGATCGTCGAGGGGAATTATTTATTACTGGAAGAAGATTTTTGGAGGGAAATTAGAGACATGTTCGATGAGAAATG GTTCATTGACATTGACATTGATGTCTCCATGCAAAGAGTGCTCCAGAGGCATATTGGCACAG GGAAAGAGCCAGATGTAGCAGCATGGCGG ATTTCATACAATGACCGGCTGAATGCTGAGCTTATCATGGAGTCAAAAAAGGCTGCAGATCTTGTAATCAGATCTGTGGACTACTGA